One window of the Methanocaldococcus vulcanius M7 genome contains the following:
- a CDS encoding ABC transporter substrate-binding protein — MKKTWIILLSLLLVSSIFLAGCTEKSGTTNTSTTTTSEPTQNENVIKVGVLTDLSGPLSSDGTDIANTLKVAQNDINNYFKEKGIPYSIKVYIEDTQSNPSICLQKVQSFNAMGINLIIGPTSSAEVKNIKDYINSNGMIIISPSSTAPPQMLGFTSPEQKKYVFRFVPTDNFQAKAIAGEIKDMGIKNVVVIYRGDAWGRGLETAAVQNLKKEGITVIGEVEYPSTPEPSDWSPYIQMLENKISGKDPKTTAVLAIGFDEIATLLSQISDNSPLLNVKWFGSDGIVDSEKVVSEAKDKAEKVGLYSTEFYGVSDEAKKLAEEYEKMGYGKRPRQYALIAYDSIWVGAISYAQMLNETGGKYNADLLSKLIKENTVKYSEGQFGVKPVTGDIYLNEWNDRASGNYGIHAVTKDGWKLVGIWDYKTGQIKWLK, encoded by the coding sequence GTGAAAAAGACATGGATAATTTTGCTCTCACTACTTTTGGTATCATCAATCTTTTTAGCCGGCTGTACTGAAAAATCAGGCACAACGAACACTTCAACTACAACAACAAGCGAACCTACCCAAAATGAAAATGTAATAAAAGTTGGAGTTTTAACAGATCTCTCTGGACCTCTGTCATCTGACGGAACAGATATTGCAAACACCCTAAAAGTGGCTCAGAATGATATAAACAACTACTTTAAAGAAAAAGGAATTCCTTACTCAATTAAAGTTTATATTGAAGATACCCAAAGCAATCCTTCAATCTGCTTACAGAAAGTTCAATCTTTCAACGCAATGGGTATAAACTTAATTATTGGCCCTACATCAAGTGCAGAAGTTAAAAACATAAAGGACTATATTAACTCCAATGGAATGATCATAATCTCTCCAAGTTCAACAGCTCCTCCTCAGATGCTTGGATTCACAAGTCCAGAACAGAAAAAATACGTATTTAGATTCGTTCCAACAGACAACTTCCAAGCAAAAGCAATTGCTGGAGAGATAAAGGACATGGGAATAAAGAATGTGGTTGTTATATACAGAGGAGATGCATGGGGTAGAGGTTTAGAAACCGCAGCAGTCCAAAATCTGAAAAAAGAGGGAATAACTGTAATAGGAGAAGTTGAATATCCAAGTACACCAGAGCCATCAGATTGGAGCCCATACATACAGATGCTTGAAAATAAAATATCTGGAAAAGATCCAAAAACAACCGCAGTTTTAGCAATCGGATTTGATGAAATTGCAACCTTGTTATCTCAAATAAGCGATAATTCTCCATTATTAAATGTCAAATGGTTTGGATCTGATGGAATTGTAGATAGTGAGAAGGTCGTTAGTGAAGCAAAAGACAAGGCAGAAAAAGTTGGGCTATATTCAACTGAGTTCTATGGAGTAAGTGATGAAGCAAAAAAATTGGCAGAGGAATACGAAAAAATGGGATATGGTAAAAGACCAAGACAATACGCTTTAATTGCTTACGATTCCATCTGGGTTGGAGCTATTTCCTACGCTCAGATGTTGAATGAGACAGGAGGAAAATACAACGCAGATCTCTTATCAAAACTAATAAAAGAAAACACTGTCAAATACTCAGAAGGACAATTCGGAGTTAAACCCGTTACCGGAGATATATACTTAAACGAGTGGAACGATAGGGCAAGTGGAAACTATGGAATTCACGCAGTAACGAAGGATGGATGGAAGTTAGTTGGAATCTGGGACTATAAAACAGGGCAGATAAAGTGGCTGAAATAA
- a CDS encoding nucleoside-diphosphate kinase yields the protein MKERTFVALKPDAVKRKLVGKLIERFENKGFEIIAMKMVKLNREMAEKYYEEHKGKDFFENLVKFMTSGRIVAMVVEGENAITAVRKMIGKTNPIEAEPGTIRGDFATKTPENVIHASDSKESAEREIKLFFKEEEIFSE from the coding sequence ATGAAAGAAAGAACCTTCGTAGCTTTAAAGCCAGATGCCGTAAAAAGAAAATTAGTGGGGAAACTTATTGAAAGATTCGAAAATAAAGGTTTTGAGATTATTGCAATGAAAATGGTAAAATTAAATAGGGAAATGGCAGAGAAATACTATGAAGAGCATAAAGGAAAGGATTTTTTTGAAAATTTAGTAAAATTCATGACTTCTGGAAGGATCGTCGCTATGGTGGTGGAGGGGGAGAACGCAATAACTGCTGTAAGAAAAATGATTGGAAAAACAAACCCTATCGAAGCGGAACCCGGAACTATAAGAGGAGATTTTGCTACAAAAACTCCTGAAAATGTTATTCATGCATCCGACTCAAAAGAAAGTGCCGAAAGAGAAATAAAGTTGTTCTTTAAAGAAGAGGAGATATTTAGCGAATAA
- a CDS encoding ABC transporter substrate-binding protein, producing MGAILVSAIFLAGCTQSQESNNTIKVGLLVDLSGSLATYGNNEKHICEIAEENINNYFKEKGIPYKVELYVEDTKADPNICLQKVQALHAQGINFFLGPMASGEVKNIKGFVNSNKLVIISPSSTAPPQMLGFTSPEQKKYVFRFVPTDNFQGNAIGDLAKQLGLRNVVVIYRDDAWGDGLEKATIEKLKKNGIDVVAEIPYDPNIGDWSPIIQTATNKITGKGNDTGIIFIGYEEVATLLSQMDDNSPLLNHIWIGCDGTANSKKVIEEAKDKAEKVKLYSTMFQSETSEAEKLKEEFKKRGYGEPDQYALNVYDAFWVGAISYAQMLNETGGKYNADLLSKLIKENTVKYSEGQFGVKPVTGYIKLNEWNDRASGNYGIFAVTKDGWKLVGIWDSRTGNITWKE from the coding sequence TTGGGGGCGATTCTGGTTTCAGCAATCTTTTTAGCCGGTTGCACGCAAAGTCAGGAGTCAAACAATACGATTAAAGTGGGATTACTCGTTGATCTCTCAGGTAGTTTAGCAACTTATGGAAATAATGAAAAGCACATATGTGAAATTGCCGAAGAAAATATAAACAACTACTTCAAAGAGAAGGGAATTCCTTATAAAGTTGAACTTTATGTTGAAGATACAAAGGCAGATCCAAATATTTGTCTTCAAAAAGTCCAAGCACTCCACGCTCAAGGGATAAACTTCTTTTTGGGCCCTATGGCAAGCGGAGAAGTTAAAAACATCAAGGGATTTGTAAACTCAAACAAACTTGTTATAATCTCTCCAAGTTCAACAGCTCCTCCTCAAATGCTTGGATTCACAAGTCCAGAACAGAAAAAATACGTATTTAGATTCGTTCCAACAGACAACTTCCAAGGAAATGCTATTGGGGACTTGGCTAAACAACTCGGTTTAAGAAATGTGGTTGTAATATATAGGGACGATGCATGGGGAGATGGTTTAGAAAAAGCAACAATAGAGAAGTTAAAGAAAAATGGTATAGATGTTGTTGCTGAAATCCCATACGATCCTAATATCGGGGATTGGAGTCCAATAATTCAAACAGCCACAAATAAAATCACTGGAAAAGGAAATGACACTGGAATAATATTTATTGGTTATGAGGAAGTTGCAACTTTGTTATCTCAAATGGATGACAACTCTCCACTGTTAAATCATATCTGGATTGGGTGTGATGGAACAGCAAATAGTAAGAAGGTTATTGAAGAAGCAAAAGATAAAGCAGAGAAAGTTAAGCTATATTCAACAATGTTCCAGTCAGAAACAAGCGAAGCTGAAAAGTTAAAAGAAGAATTTAAAAAGAGGGGCTATGGAGAGCCAGATCAATATGCTTTAAACGTGTATGATGCATTTTGGGTTGGAGCTATTTCCTATGCTCAGATGTTGAATGAGACGGGAGGAAAATACAACGCAGATCTCTTATCAAAACTGATAAAAGAAAACACTGTTAAATATTCAGAAGGACAATTCGGAGTTAAACCCGTTACTGGTTATATAAAACTGAACGAGTGGAACGATAGAGCAAGCGGGAACTATGGAATCTTCGCCGTAACAAAAGATGGATGGAAGTTAGTTGGAATCTGGGATTCAAGAACCGGAAACATCACGTGGAAAGAATAA